A region of Aneurinibacillus sp. REN35 DNA encodes the following proteins:
- the rpsP gene encoding 30S ribosomal protein S16: MAVKIRLKRMGQKKAPFYRVVVADSRAPRDGRFIEEIGTYNPVAQPAVIEINEEKAMKWLTTGAQPTDTVRNLFRKQGLMQKFHEAKNSKK, translated from the coding sequence ATGGCAGTAAAAATTCGTTTAAAACGTATGGGACAAAAGAAAGCCCCTTTCTATCGTGTAGTAGTAGCAGATTCTCGCGCGCCGCGTGACGGCCGCTTCATCGAAGAAATCGGAACATACAATCCGGTAGCTCAACCAGCCGTGATTGAAATCAACGAAGAAAAAGCAATGAAATGGCTTACTACCGGTGCGCAGCCGACAGATACAGTTCGCAACTTGTTCCGCAAGCAAGGTCTGATGCAAAAATTCCACGAAGCAAAAAACAGCAAGAAGTAA